From Corticium candelabrum chromosome 13, ooCorCand1.1, whole genome shotgun sequence, a single genomic window includes:
- the LOC134188491 gene encoding uncharacterized protein LOC134188491 has protein sequence MNRTDHVSGKQTDAFVATETHYPAALKPDKSGLSLPPTGNLPVDKCLLLMWEVNSGLKSEDKAIEETRDEYKRKESQLERRQCKKSKLMSLKHKKSEQGNSFC, from the exons ATGAACAGAACTGATCACGTGTCAG gcaagcaaacagacgCATTTGTAGCCACCGAGACTCATTACCCAGCGGCTCTAAAACCAGATAAATCAG GTTTGAGCTTACCTCCAACTGGCAATTTGCCTGTTGACAAATGTTTACTATTAATGTGGGAAGTCAATTCTGGTTTGAAATCTGAAGACAAAGCAATTGAGGAAACTAGAGACGAGTAtaaaagaaaagaaagtcAACTTGAAAGA CGTCAATGCAAAAAGAGTAAACTAATGTCGCTGAAACATAAGAAGAGTGAACAAGGCAATTCTTTTTGCTGA
- the LOC134188492 gene encoding uncharacterized protein LOC134188492 — protein MSGESGHDNVRKPFLDVSTEQQPNTAVPFDSDMQLGLDPLDPLRCHPTHLIHGHRNGKTFWRDDNRSCPGRSSSSDEITTSGITSDSDAPPTDGCLHLALVSPIPVELTGSSVDLLLSLPFDNRRHLKRNEFVTVQVIHDNGFYRDVLDGYYYCNPFTVKTSIPCECSLVAFEQEFHWAPARGRVRCYASVYNSRWCAGNLANTISFYAISEEFPSELLPVVEHQLLRKPNVRKDGAQLCHSLFGCGSLHLYDLWSLTVCINH, from the exons ATGTCCGGGGAAAGTGGACATGACAACGTTCGAAAGCCTTTCCTTGATGTCTCAACTGAGCAGCAGCCAAACACAGCAGTTCCATTTGACAGCGACATGCAGCTAGGATTGGATCCTCTGGATCCTCTCCGTTGTCATCCCACCCATCTTATTCAC GGTCATAGAAACGGGAAAACGTTTTGGAGAGATGACAATCGATCATGCCCGGGGAGATCCTCTTCGTCTGATGAGATTACGACATCCGGCATTACATCAGACTCTGACG CTCCTCCTACTGACGGGTGCCTTCACTTGGCGCTTGTTTCGCCTATCCCAGTTGAACTGACT GGTTCGTCAGTCGATCTCTTGCTGTCGTTACCATTTGACAATCGTCGTCATTTGAAACGAAACGAATTTGTCACAGTTCAGGTTATTCACGACAATGGGTTCTACCGTGACGTATTGGATGGTTACTACTATTGCAATCCGTTCACCGTGAAGACAAGTATTCCATGTGAGTGCAGCTTG GTTGCGTTTGAACAAGAGTTCCACTGGGCTCCTGCACGTGGTCGCGTGAGGTGCTATGCG AGCGTTTACAACTCTAGATGGTGCGCCGGTAATTTGGCGAACACCATTTCGTTTTATGCAATTTCGGAAGAGTTCCCAAGTGAACTGTTGCCCGTTGTCGAACACCAGTTGTTGAGGAAGCCAAATGTTCGCAAAGATGGTGCGCAGCTGTGTCACAGTCTCTTCGGCTGTGGTTCTCTTCATCTGTATGATCTCTGGTCGCTTACTGTATGCATCAATCACTAG
- the LOC134189053 gene encoding volume-regulated anion channel subunit LRRC8D-like, translated as MGAGFSEVCAFSKATGESQLFKPKKNQSERLEFDLLDAVLLDFPAEVFSLKDLKVLKFPTDHVHKLPQALTKLKELEELVLQTSDWWCKSADDLKKEGVGLMEVPRFVTSLSRLRVLSIYGSPRLKNIFEIPLFQLSNLVELEIVKCGITDLPSTTSSDKFQLSKLNLRGNPLRWIKLSSWLQPTAMRILILSDCNLNETPPDICDMQNLEKLDLSGNKNLHSFSSLACVRLSNLTCLNLSNCDLCGAPPLMNSLRNLNFLNLSYNKNLELFPAAACGGLINLKLLNLSWCNIQTLPNELCRMTSLEKLYLMGNKNLVTFPCVTLRSLKLLDVRQCDIQQLPMEIESRQHLEVWDWRSS; from the coding sequence ATGGGTGCAGGCTTTTCTGAAGTGTGTGCGTTTAGCAAGGCGACTGGAGAGTCCCAGCTGTTTAAACCAAAGAAAAATCAGAGTGAAAGGCTAGAGTTCGATCTCTTGGACGCAGTACTGCTTGATTTTCCGGCTGAGGTGTTTAGCCTAAAAGACTTAAAAGTGCTGAAGTTTCCAACTGACCACGTTCACAAGCTACCTCAAGCATTAACAAAACTGAAGGAATTAGAGGAATTAGTTTTGCAGACGAGTGACTGGTGGTGCAAGAGTGCAGATGATCTGAAGAAGGAGGGCGTAGGCTTGATGGAAGTGCCTAGATTTGTTACTAGTTTGAGCAGACTTCGTGTCTTGTCTATCTACGGTAGTCCGAGACTGAAGAATATTTTTGAGATTCCACTTTTTCAACTATCTAATCTTGTTGAGCTCGAAATTGTAAAATGTGGGATCACAGACTTGCCCTCAACTACCAGCAGTGATAAATTTCAATTGAGCAAATTAAATTTGAGAGGAAATCCTCTAAGATGGATAAAACTGTCGTCTTGGTTGCAACCAACAGCAATGAGAATTCTTATACTAAGCGACTGCAACCTGAATGAGACTCCACCTGACATTTGTGACATGCAAAACTTGGAGAAACTGGATTTGTCGGGAAACAAGAATTTGCACTCATTTTCATCACTGGCATGTGTTCGTCTCAGTAATCTGACATGTTTGAATTTGAGTAATTGTGATCTTTGTGGTGCTCCTCCACTAATGAATTCCCTAAGAAatctaaattttttaaatttgtcATATAACAAGAATCTGGAATTGTTTCCTGCAGCAGCATGTGGAGGTCTCATCAATTTGAAATTGCTCAACTTAAGCTGGTGCAACATTCAAACACTGCCAAATGAGTTGTGCAGAATGACAAGTCTAGAAAAGCTGTATTTAATGGGCAACAAGAACTTAGTCACTTTCCCATGTGTTACTCTTAGATCTTTGAAGCTGTTAGATGTGAGACAGTGTGACATACAACAATTACCAATGGAAATAGAGAGTAGGCAACATTTGGAAGTATGGGACTGGAGGTCTAGCTAG